The genomic stretch TTTGGAGTTGTTAGAAATTAAAGAAAGTATTTTTAATCTTCCTAACTCAGAAAGTGATTTTCCAATTTCAGATAAGCTTTCTAAAGACTTTTCTTCTTCTAATTTTTGTTTAACCGACTCATTATTGATATCTTCACTTAAATATATTGATGCGTTGTATACTATATTTAATTCACCTAATCCCCATATTACTATAAATTTAGGTGCAACATATAAAGAAGGATAAAATCGAATCAATTTAGTTTCTTTAGTTGGGAATTGCTCAGGTATTTCATATCCTGTTAATAACTTAGAAATAATCTTGTCAAAACCATTTGATAATAAGTCTAAATTCAGGAATTTATTACTTTGTTCCCATTCAGTCATTATTTCTAATTCTTTTTGTCTAAAAAAGTCCTCGTAGAAATTCGTCCAAAGTTTAGTCAATTCATTATAGTAAGAACTATAACTTTCAATAAATTCTAGTTGTTCTTCATTAATAATACCGTTTAAATGTTTAATTCTATTTCTAATTTCTTCTGTTGGTGATTTTGATTTTTCTAAAATATGTTTAATTTCAATGGGTTCAATATATCTTCCTAGAAGATAATATAAAAATTCCTCTTTCTCTAAGTTATTCAAGTATTCAATAAAATTAGGGAAAGTATGTTTTTCTTTCATCCCCAAGATACACTCTGCTAACTGTGCGCCATATTCAAATTTCCCATAAAACTTACTCAAAGTATCATAATTCTCTTTGTAAAATGTTTTTAAAGCTTCTTCATTATTTCCTTTATTTAAATAACAACTTCTCAGGCAAGCCATCATTTCAAATAAAGGAGAAACATTATATTCTACCGTACAATCCCTTTCAATAGCTGCAATAGTAAAAACCGCCATAAAATCACTAACCTTCATTAATTTATTTTAATAAGTAATTTTTCTTCAAAGGAATTTAATGATTCATTATTTGATTCCCTTGAATTTGAACTTACAATGATATGTCCGGCACGGCTATAAGAATCAGCTGTCTTCTTTACTTTTTCACCAATATTATAATATATAGCCCAATCTTTGATATTTTCATCGCTAATATTATCTGAAAAGCCCTTACTTAATAGTGTTCCTTCTTTAAATGTTAAAAACTTGATTGAGCTATGCTTAACGTGTTCAGGCAATATTAATTCTAAAACAGATGGATCATAAAATGATCTTATACCTATTTCATACTGATCAATACCCGTCGAAAGGGTATGTAAAAGAGGTATGTAATCACCACCTGGTCTAGTATGCATTTCGATAATGACTATTTTATTGTTCTTATTATCCCATTTAACTTCAATATGGCTAGGGCCATGTTGTACTCCTATTGATGTTAGAGATTCCTTTGTTGCTTGTATAATTTGATCATATAAAATATGGTTTAGAGATGCTGGAACAGAATGCCCAGTTTCAATAAAATTCGGTTTTCCTGTTGTGTTTTTCTCAGTTATCCCTATTATAAAATGATTTCCCCTTGACGAAACCGTTTCAATGCTATACTCAGGTCCTTCAATATATGGTTCAACTATCCAATGTATATCACTATCATCTTTATTATTTATATACCATTTTGCCCATTCCTCTTGGTTTTCTATAAAAAAGACATTTTTACTACCATAACCGTCAAGGGGCTTGATAATAAAAGGAGCATGAATTGGTAATTGATCTTGTTGAAACTCATTAATAAACCCAGCTTTATAATCTAATCTTAGTATATCATTCTTCAAAAATATTTCCCTCATAAGTGATTTATTTCTAGTGGATTCTATAACATTAAGGTGATTAGTGGGTAAATTTAGCTTCTCACTAATTATAGAAGCAGTTTTTAACCCTAATTCTGTAAAACTTAATACTAAATCAATTTTCTTATAAATTTTTAGTAAATCATTAACCTTTTTTAATACTTCATCTTCATCCTCTAAATTATCTACAATAATTACACTTTCTGCTTTATCAATAATTTTAGTAGAGATATTCGTAGATTTAGGACTAACTACAATGACTTTAAAGCCAAGATTTCTCCCTGCTAATACCCCAAATTCACTAGCACCTAAAATAATTAACATTTTATCCATTAGAAACACTCCATTCTAAGGTATTAATAGCCTCTTTAGCAGCTATTTGTGCCTCTTTTTTTGTATCGCCTTTTGTTATGATATAGCCTAACCGATGGTAACTACTTTTTATGCCCGTTGAGATATAAGGCAATTTATTAATACTCATTCTTACAAAACCTTTTGTATCTTTAACCTTTTCAACCCCAGTCACTTTTTTATATTCCCCTAAAGATACTGGCAGAGCGAACTGAATGGACGCAAATTTCTCTTTTTTATTACCAATATCCAAACGTTCACCAATAGCTTGGAGTACAACATGGTCTACCATGTTAACCCCTGTAGCTATCTCTACTAATTCTGGGATACAATCCCCAGCTAACCTGGGATTTATTTCTACTAAATATATATTGTTTTCAACAACAAAAAACTCAATGTGGGCAGCTCCAAAATTAAGCCCAAATAATTCGAGTAATTTTGAAAGGTTTTTTTCTAGGTTAATAAAAGGAAAATCTAAGCGTCCAGTTATATGACCGCATTCAACTGAATGATCACCAAAGGTTTCTTTCTCTGTAACGGAAACTAACTTCCAACTTAAATCAGTATATATCATTTCAGCAGAATACTCTTCTCCAGTTATGAACTCTTCAATAAGCCATTCTTCTGTTAATTGATACCCACGTTCATTTGTTTTTCTTTTAATCTCTGTTCCTAATGAGTTTCTTAGTTGTTCTTCATTTTTACAAACGGTTACCCCGTTACTCCCACTATCATCTACTGGTTTAATTACACATGGGAAATTCAATTGTATTTTGTCAAGGTCTTCTATAGAAGAAACAGCATTGTACTCTGGTTGAGAAATTAAATTAAATTCATTTTTCAAAATATGATCTCGCATTTTTCTTTTGTTTCGAACTTTCTCTAAAGAACATGCTTTATGACCAGGTAAATTAAACTCATTTGCCAATGCTGCGGCAGGTAAGAGGTGATAATCATCAAATGCTAAAATTCCAGAAAAACTCAATTGTTTCTCCCTAATTTCATACTTCATTTTCTCAATATCGTAGGTATCAATAACCAGATATTCGTCTGCAATCTTACTTGGGTGATCATTTTCTTGCATAGAATTATATTGGTCAAAATTAGATGTCCAAAAATGAACTTTATATCCCTTATCCTTTGCTATCTTCATGGCTTTTGATCCAGTTCCTGTAGTATTGGTCTCAATAAATAAGATATTTTTCATATTCTTTTCTCCTCGAAGTATTTACTAGTCTTTATGAATTTATTATTAAATTTCAAACTGAAAGCATGAATTGTTAATATAAGGACAGAAATTACAGATAAAATTAGGAAAGTAAAATCATCGAAATAATGATAAAGATTTAAACCTATAAAACTTCCCAAAGACTCTCCTAATCCC from Bacillaceae bacterium S4-13-56 encodes the following:
- a CDS encoding ArsR family transcriptional regulator; this encodes MAVFTIAAIERDCTVEYNVSPLFEMMACLRSCYLNKGNNEEALKTFYKENYDTLSKFYGKFEYGAQLAECILGMKEKHTFPNFIEYLNNLEKEEFLYYLLGRYIEPIEIKHILEKSKSPTEEIRNRIKHLNGIINEEQLEFIESYSSYYNELTKLWTNFYEDFFRQKELEIMTEWEQSNKFLNLDLLSNGFDKIISKLLTGYEIPEQFPTKETKLIRFYPSLYVAPKFIVIWGLGELNIVYNASIYLSEDINNESVKQKLEEEKSLESLSEIGKSLSELGRLKILSLISNNSKIKSQEIANELNITTATVSRHLSLLKQNNLVIERKENGFNIYTINQTEFDNYFNNIKKYFFN
- a CDS encoding ATP-grasp domain-containing protein, which encodes MKNILFIETNTTGTGSKAMKIAKDKGYKVHFWTSNFDQYNSMQENDHPSKIADEYLVIDTYDIEKMKYEIREKQLSFSGILAFDDYHLLPAAALANEFNLPGHKACSLEKVRNKRKMRDHILKNEFNLISQPEYNAVSSIEDLDKIQLNFPCVIKPVDDSGSNGVTVCKNEEQLRNSLGTEIKRKTNERGYQLTEEWLIEEFITGEEYSAEMIYTDLSWKLVSVTEKETFGDHSVECGHITGRLDFPFINLEKNLSKLLELFGLNFGAAHIEFFVVENNIYLVEINPRLAGDCIPELVEIATGVNMVDHVVLQAIGERLDIGNKKEKFASIQFALPVSLGEYKKVTGVEKVKDTKGFVRMSINKLPYISTGIKSSYHRLGYIITKGDTKKEAQIAAKEAINTLEWSVSNG
- a CDS encoding ATP-grasp domain-containing protein, coding for MDKMLIILGASEFGVLAGRNLGFKVIVVSPKSTNISTKIIDKAESVIIVDNLEDEDEVLKKVNDLLKIYKKIDLVLSFTELGLKTASIISEKLNLPTNHLNVIESTRNKSLMREIFLKNDILRLDYKAGFINEFQQDQLPIHAPFIIKPLDGYGSKNVFFIENQEEWAKWYINNKDDSDIHWIVEPYIEGPEYSIETVSSRGNHFIIGITEKNTTGKPNFIETGHSVPASLNHILYDQIIQATKESLTSIGVQHGPSHIEVKWDNKNNKIVIIEMHTRPGGDYIPLLHTLSTGIDQYEIGIRSFYDPSVLELILPEHVKHSSIKFLTFKEGTLLSKGFSDNISDENIKDWAIYYNIGEKVKKTADSYSRAGHIIVSSNSRESNNESLNSFEEKLLIKIN